The nucleotide sequence aatctatgAAAACTGCTCTCGTGTGTCTCATATTGATTTTCCGTTTGACTTTGGTTCCCGACTTTGTTTCTTTCAACATAATCATTGTACTGTTTACACTGCCGTGCTTGTCTATGTAGTTCCCGTAGAAACATTATCATATTAATAACAGATAAGAAATAAATGACCGGGAGGCTAAAAGTGGCTTAGTGGTATAGGTTtccgcctctcactcaagaggttgtgagtTCTATCATCACCAGATATACCTTCTCATCGTCTCTCTAAATGATTACCAGTAACTTTGTACCAAGAAAACGGATATGAgagttattttataataaataagcattcgtcacaataaatattcatatggaaaactacagaaacaagctcagtagccaatagtttaaacgccaaagacatagaacacaatcACACACaataaacatggaacaacagcacaaatcttcacaaacaacacagtacatatcatcctcggcacccagcgtatcataacctatatgataccctgggcaaatcagctgtaaaaatctcaTGCTCATGAATAACtaataaggtgaaatccagccgcttgattggtcgcatAAGACACACCTCATACCGTGGGAAAAACGGCCAAGAAGTTACGGATGTAATCTCGGttcgaaataatccaatgagatcacggcttacaaatcgttttaggcaggatattgttaaatacacCGATAGCTCTTTACAAAggagattctttcctttttggtatcggctatttcattggtcggaaaatgcttatgaatattcaagatttacgaaGTTTCCCTAGCCAATTTGCCCTGGGTATCATATAgtttatgatacgctggggtgccaaGGATgagaacatatatataatgtattaaaaaaacttgtGTTTGTCAAGGaatgttaggtaccgccttggaacggtcagtaaaatgtaaatttactggggggtttaaccagtttgtgtgcacaacctcactcttatcccaaccatcccgaataaagtaaaatcgtaaaaggtaaatcttatcagaGTATGCTAAAACTTGAggaacttaataataaaaacaaataataataaacaaataggTGAACCCGAAGTACTTCAATGTTTAAGGATCCCGACTCTATCTGCAGatgaaggaatacaattcagagtacctcatgcaaaacctttttaaagatacgatgcagtcattgtttgaaactatgaatatcacacacagtctgccttagcaaataaaaggtttaaaaatgcGGGATCATAGggtttcataatgaaaagcatcattgtactaaaactgaaAAGCTAAAAGAAAtcagttttaatcatatatcTGACCAATTTCCCAACCTCTTCCTCAGAATAATGACGATTAATATTCCAAAACCGATAAGTGCTGAAACGCTAGCAGAAATCTCCACAACCGGGACTCGTTGAtcaactgaaacaaacaattgaaactTAGATACTGCTGTTCAATCAAAACAGCCTTGAAAACTCTAAATTCACTCTTTTTGGCATAGTCGCtcaaaatttaaaagcaaaaacaattaattttattgatcGAGATATCGAGAACTCCTGACGgtcatttgaatgaaacttaTATATTAGAGAAATTTATGACATAAATAATCAGTTCAAACAAAAGAAGCTAGTGCTTTTTTTGCTTATTCTTTTGTTGCTACAAGATAATTCAATGACTTTCAGCATCATGGTTAGTTGCACGTATAATGACGTCACCTTTTGGTTTTGTACTAGAAGTCTCTGTTGTTTCTGGAATTTTCGATGTGGGATGGCCTTCTGTTgtagttgctgttgttgttacaaaattaaataaatatgtagaatatgattttttgaTACCCATTTCCCTAATTACTTGATTGTGAGTTTATATTACAAGTACAGGAAGACTAGATGATTATGTTGctgatttaatatttaatcttaatcaacataattattattatgatgaaataaGAGTAATTGTTCGTTAGATATATAGTTCAAGCCTGCCTCTATTCAACCGAAAATACGTCTTTCAGAAGCGAAGTCTGATGCTTTTGCTGCAACAAGATTAATAAATGACTTTTTGCATCGTGTTTAGTTGCTCGTGTTGTTAACATAATGACGTCACCTTTTGGTATTGTCCTAGTATCCTCAGTTGTTTCTGGAAAGTTCAATGTGGATGTGGTATCGCCTTCTTTTGtcgttgctgttgttgttacaAAGGTCGCTGAAAATGTTGAATATGAGTTTATAGTTACCATTTCCCTAGGTACCGGATTGTGAGTGTATTTTAGAGGTAAATGTAAACTAGATGGTGCCTCATTAATAGATACTATTAAACCCAATAATCATGACCATGATCAAAATGAAAGTAACAGTCGTTAGATATATAGTTCCATTCAACCTAATTCCAAGCGAAAAGTACGTCTTTTACACAAATTCAATTCTTTCTATGCTTCATATTCACGAGATAACAAATACCGCGTCAAAATGACAAATGAGAAAGTTTAATATTCAGTTAGTCTAATTAAGTTCTAACTTGATTTGAGAGCATTTTATAGgaagtgtaaataaaacataaacgtttaaaatatcGGTATCTTCCTCATTGGTAAAAAAAAGTAGTTAGATACTCGTAAAagtaaatgcactttttttatttaaggcaTATGAGTAGCAATGaaataagataagataaaaCATACGTGTTTCACAAAGACTCTTTCGtcgctacacagtgacataggtccctatggtccccttgctcgtttctgcgagaacgagccttacatgtatggtaggggtcagtagggcttatattgccatatacgcacaatgttgggctaaggacggggccagactaaaatcctcgtagtattaacagtttccccgaatgtatcacaccgccaggtaacccttggatacagtgccattggtccccttgctcgtttttaaggcatccgcaccataacagtgtctgaatatgggccaaattggcatgggggatcgagttcatgtccctatcccgcatagcctgcctaaaatcctagggtattcacatgtgccatcacctagggccaggtctcggctacacagtgacataggtccctatggtccccttgctcgtttctgcgagaacgagccttacatgtatggtaggggtcagtagggcttatattgcccatatacgcacaatgttgggctaaggacggggccagactaaaatcctcgtagtattaacagtttccccgaatgtatcacaccgccaggtaacccttggatacagtgccattggtccccttgctcgtttttaaggcatccgcaccataacagtgtctgaatatgggccaaattggcatgggggatcgagttcatgtccctatcccgcatagcctgcctaaaatcctagggtattcacatgtgccatcacctagggccaggtctcggctacacagtgacataggtccctatggtccccttgctcgtttctgcgagaacgagccttacatgtatggtaggggtcagtagggcttatattgcccatatacgcacaatgttgggctaaggacggggccagactaaaatcctcgtagtattaacagtttccccgaatgtatcacaccgccaggtaacccttggatacagtgccattggtccccttgctcgtttttaaggcatccgcaccataacagtgtctgaatatgggccaaattggcatgggggatcgagttcatgtccctatcccgcatagcctgcctaaaatcctagggtattcacatgtgccatcacctagggccaggtctcggctacacagtgacataggtccctatggtccccttgctcgtttctgcgagaacgagccttacatgtatggtaggggtcagtagggcttatattgcccatatacgcacaatgttgggctaaggacggggccagactaaaatcctcgtagtattaacagtttccccgaatgtatcacaccgccaggtaacccttggatacagtgccattggtccccttgctcgtttttaaggcatccgcaccataacagtgtctgaatatgggccaaattggcatgggggatcgagttcatgtccctatcccgcatagcctgcctaaaatcctagggtattcacatgtgccatcacctagggccaggtctcggctacacagtgacataggtccctatggtccccttgctcgtttctgcgagaacgagccttacatgtatggtaggggtcagtagggcttatattgcccatatacgcacaatgttgggctaaggacggggccagactaaaatcctcgtagtattaacagtttccccgaatgtatcacaccgccaggtaacccttggatacagtgccattggtccccttgctcgtttttaaggcatccgcaccataacagtgtctgaatatgggccaaattggcatgggggatcgagttcatgtccctatcccgcatagcctgcctaaaatcctagggtattcacatgtgccatcacctagggccaggtctcggctacacagtgacataggtccctatggtccccttgctcgtttctgcgagaacgagccttacatgtatggtaggggtcagtagggcttatattgcccatatacgcacaatgttgggctaaggacggggccagactaaaatcctcgtagtattaacagtttccccgaatgtatcacaccgccaggtaacccttggatacagtgccattggtccccttgctcgtttttaaggcatccgcaccataacagtgtctgaatatgggccaaattggcatgggggatcgagttcatgtccctatcccgcatagcctgcctaaaatcctagggtattcacatgtgccatcacctagggccaggtctcggctacacagtgacataggtccctatggtccccttgctcgtttctgcgagaacgagccttacatgtttcCTCGAGATTAATGCtcttattgtattgattttgatggtgatacggtgctagcaccgcatccccgcggtgatatggtgatacggtgctacggtgctaacttcacgcacatctATTTTGGTCTATTTTTCGAAAGGCGTCTGCTCCGATTGATTCAAGCAGATATGGTATCAGATATCAGTGGGTGATAACAGAgcaaaataaagaagaaaacattatacaatcaCTTGCACCTGATTTTCGAACTCaaattatacttttaaaaaactaaaaaaaaaaaaataacaattgcaGAAATGtgacaaaactatttttcataaataagcactttgtttgaatttattgttcacatttggggaaaaacaacatatttttagcATTTTGACTCGAGTCAGAAAAGCCGAACTTCGGCCGcaaatttgtcagaaaaacacacactgaTCTTCCATACAATGGCATCATTTTCATCACAAGATTACTGCAACAAAAATAGCACGGATAAAAGCATGAACACTAAAATGCGTAGAATATGAATTTATCTGAatcaagataataaataaaaaatcaacaacagaaaatggtttaaatcatccaatatacaatttaatttcAACATCCACAAATCATCGTACGTCGAACATTCAACCATTCAACTATTTATCAAACTTGTTATCTTGCATTAATGCTTAAATATATGGAATAATATTAGCATTTCTTACAgataaaataaaccaaaaaacAGCTTCACCAAATCATTaacaatgtttgtaaataaaaataacatgcattCGCGGTTCATAATTTTCTccttatattgttataaaaatgatttacatttatttcatattcatattttagacattttatattgtcattaaatgacatcaaataattatgttctttcGATGTGCAGCTGTGGATAAATCAAGGATATTTTGAACTAGAGAGTTCCATTTAAACAGTTTCGATTATGAATaagattaaattttaattgtgtGTATCATCAACGAAGTCCCGTGCAGATTTTAGTTGTGTGTATCATCAACGAAGTCCCGTGCAGATTTTAATTGTGCGTATCATCAACAATGTCCCGTGCAGATTTTAATTGTGTGTATCATCAACAAAGTCCTGTGCAGATTATAATTGTGTGTATCATCAACAAAGCCCCGTGCAGATTAAAATTGTGTGTATCATCAACAAAGTCCTGTGCAGATTATAAATATGTGTATCATCAACGAAGTCCCGTGCAGCTGATTGGAATCCGTTTTGTGGTTATTTAACTTCCAAAACGTATTTTTTCGGTATGTATCCCACCAGGACAACTTCTTGGAATTTTCTGGCGAAATTTATTGCTCTTTCCGTAGAGAAACCTCCACCATTAGATATATCAAACACTTGTATCCTCCTATCGTTCGCAATCGCATCCCTATCAAGAACAGCGATGCGATAAGGTCCACCACCGTATTTTTTGGATCCAAACAACTTTGCCGCCGACAGAGAGTTAGAACACGATATGAACTGGGACATCGAgtaacttcctccatccacgtgTTCCTCTAAGTCCTTTTGAGCGGACGGATCTTTGGCTGAAATACCATTCTGTGAAGGGTATTCGTCGTCCCTAAGCACCCGATATAACCGATTTCCACTCATTTCTACGTGTATTGGGTAGCTTtgttaacttaattttaaatcGCGTCTGATCATCTCATCAATATATATAAGGGCACGACTGGGAATCCCCATTTCTTATCAGTGTTGTAAATGTAATCTATCATGTGTTCTTGATGTGTTTCGTTATCGCGAAGGTACGTAAGTTCAGGCATTTACCTATCATTTAGATGTACAGTTCCCATATATACACCATAAAAAGTATCATCGAGCGAaattaaaataacgttataaaacaaaatagtgcgtccttaaaatgcaatatacagtccaaactcgctttgtcgacgtcggatatctcGACTTCCCGGTTGTGTCGACTTTTTTCTACGGTCCCGAATTCATTCTTTCTTATCTATCTAAAATAAATCTGCTCATGTCGATTTTTCTATCTCgattttttcgctatgtcgatcTCCTATATCAGTCCCTGTgatcgaatttcacacattttccaCGTTTCCTATGTCGAACTGTATATCGAGTTGTAGGTgcgaaaatattcatgacagattgcggcatgtcgctaaattaccgtgtgtgtcaaaataacaaactgtcataattgaaGGTTAATTGGTAAGTGTGAtttattaaagttgtttgtttatactttttatttaaagatacattttttcattgaaaagctCAAGGACGCCGATGACACCATTTGCACATTCGACAACATTGAAAGTTACGTGACGAATTAGTTTCTCTATACTGcatgaagaaaacaaacataacgaATGTGATATTTAAAGTTGTTGTTGTGCTGTATCGttttcttacaatgtacaagtGTATGTTGTTGTGgtttaatatctgttttatgGAATCCATAACggtgaattaaataaatttgacacaaataattctcttttttcactgtatttttcaataatacgttTGCTGTCTCACGACGGTAACAAGACAGTTCAATTGCAGAAGTCGGATGTCGTACATAAATTAAACTCAAATGTTGGGATtggtgttattttatttaaaatttggatatgtcgaatgttcgttatctcgacttttccCCCCTAGGTCCCgacaaagtcgacataacgaatTTCGACTGTATTATGTAACAGCGTGTCGTTTCAGTAAATTTAaccagttacatgtatatataatgatgGGTTTTTAGTACTGCGTTTATATCCCGGAAATTAGATTCAGCAAACATCAACTTGAATCGAACACGACCTCCGGGTCGAAACCCATTGCTTATAACCCTATTTTATCTATATACTGACAGAAACTTGCCGaaacaagttttgtttttattcaagcTCTTAGTCATTCGATTTTCAAACGCATAATTAAGCTTTTCgcaaataaaaactactttatCTCAtcttatgttttttaaaacataattactcTTATTTGAGCTTAAAATAGTAATGCATcagtttgtgtgtgtttgtgtgtgtttgcgtgcgtgcgtgcgtgcgtgcgtgcgtgtgtgtgtggggggtaTGACCTAAGTTAATACAGAAATACAAGTCAAACTTCTTTTGAGGACTATTGccagttatatttaaaataagttacaaGTAAAATTGAGTTAAACcttgttttcatctttattttcaatcatttggtggaggaaaaataaatataagtctATATAAGAGTTTAAAAGATCCCGTCAATAATGTTAACACTTATATACACATACAGAGaagaatattcattttcaaagcTTAAAccttaataaaaacaagagattgcttttttgaaaaagcgcttgtctcccctattgtgtggtcgtagctgagaaaaaataaatgatggacatgaaatttgtaactttggactggagacaaaccaacagtgaagtttggtttattcgattatattaaatagtgaagagaagatcggaaaccatttttcagctcacagtcatcgtgaccatgaccttttacctactgatcacaacatcaatagggatcatctacataaccaacttgcataccaagtattaagttcttgggtgcaagtgttctttagttactgagcggtaaccatttcttcaactcaaggtcatggcaaccttgacatttgacctactgatctcaaaatcaataggggtcatctactagttatgaccgactagcgtaccaagaatgaagttcctgggtacaagcgttcttaagttattgagcagaaaccatttttaagcttaaggtcaccgccaacgtatcattttttacctgaaggtaaccttgacctttgaccttttgatctgaaaatcaataggggtcatcttctagtcatgaacaactagcttaccaagtatgaagttcctgaaaccaaaggatctttagttattgagcggaaactttttcttcacttcaaggtcatggcaaccttgacctttgacctagtgatctcaaaatcaatatgggtcatcttctagtcatgaccaactagcataccaagtatgaaattcctggttgcaagcgttctctagttattgagcggaaacagtttcttcacctcaaggtcacggtgaccttgaccattgacctactgatctcaaaatcaataggagtcatctactagtcatgaacaactatgaagttcctgggtacaagctttctttagttattgagcaaaaaccatttttaagcttaaggtcactgccaacataacattttttacctgaaggtaaccttgacctttgaccttttgatctcaaaatcaataggagtcatctaatagtcatgaacaactagcataccaagtatgaagttcctggacccaaaggatctttagttattgagtggaaaccgtttcttcacctcaaggtcacgttgaccctgatctttgacctagtgaccccaaattcaataggggtcatctactagtcatgaccaactagcataccaagtatgaagttcctgggtctaagagttctatagttattgggcggaaacgaagtgtgacgtactgactgactgactgacagactgatggactgactgacggacagggcaaaaacaatgtgtctccccatgaatgggggagacataaagatattacacgcaaatgatttttacatggaatgtcaccacgaccttgactattgaccttgttacccccaaaacaattgggatcatctagacatcatgaccaacctcacttcaaagtttggtgaacctagatcaaagcattctcctgatattgcacggaaatatttttttacattagaggtcacagcgacgttgacctttgaccttgtgaccccccaaaatataggagttttctaaacctcatgatcaacctccctaccaagtttggtgaacctaggtcaaaccattctcaagatattgagcggaaatgttttttacattgggggtcgccgcgaccttgacctttgacctagtgaccccaaaacaatagggatcttctacacctcatgaccaacctccctaccaagtttggtgaacctaggtcaaaccgttctcaagattttgagcagaaatgttttttatattgggggtcgccgcgaccttgacctttgacctagtgaccccaaaaacaatagggatcctctacacctcacgaccaacctccctaccaagtttggtgatcctaggtcatgcggttttccagttatcgatcggaaacgaagtgtgacgtacggacggactgacggactgacggactaccggactgacggacagggcaaaaacaatatgtctcccccagagagggggagacataaataaatttcacattgtttttcaaatgcattGAACATATTAGTGATCTATTTTTTCTGTACACGAAGTTGACAAtgaataatttcataattattcaatCTGCTGTATTGCTGCATATACTTTATCATTTCATGAAATGCATGCACAAAGTTATATACAAGAATCAAACATTGTAACTTTAGAAGAAACGACTTGACACAAAACTGAtggaaagaaaacatttttttacaaattaacacatgttttaagcaaataaaatacttacaattGTTCGACTTTAGTtcaaaagctttaaaattaaaacatttaaggaGTGAAAACAACGTGCTTGCTAAAATTGTCAATGTTCactgtttttgcttttttcattttttgagaccaaaaaaaatagttatcccggaaatgcatctgaaaacacttattgtatAATTACTTTACTCTATGATttagaaaatgcagaaaaaaattcgactaaagtataaaaatattttggattgtgcCGTGGCGTGCGAACACACACCGGTAAAGCCAAGATTCTTTTTAGAAAAccgacgccttaaccactaaaAGGACTGTGACGGATATTTTGATCTTtcaacaatacattgataacatcacgtgataatattAATTACGCAACAATCAATCGCTAAAATACGTAAGTCAcgctgttttgaaaattgtgatcttcaaagattatattttatgaaatatcagCATTTGCTTAAGCTCTCCATTGTCAGTATCATAGTTTTAACACTCATTATGATTTGCCAGTTTATTTCGTaatataaaattgcattttaaaaccACGGGCGAGTCCTTTAAAGATGAAGTTGTTTTTCTCAACGTTATTTAGAGTTAGAGAGGAAAAAGTGTATGtggtaaaatatgtaaattgcTTCATCCCCTTTATTCTTCATGCACAATTGCCCCACAACCggtttgtacatgtacaattcCTACTTGCTGATTTCAagcaatgaataaataaaaatatatatagttagtAGCAGacttaaaaacatacaaaaaagtattaaaatcgATATTTGATCAGAATCTACGTAAAAAAactaaagtttaaaaaatttctgacaaatttacCAAACTGCaaatttcattgttatatttttcatttatttctgcATGCAATTTATTTCCCCAGATTTCACAACCGTAACGGTATACGTGATGCACCTATAATCCGCTACACTAGTCATATATAACTAGCTTTGTTGTCCCCCTTGTTGTTATTCTGTACATTTGGCGGACGTTGGTCAGCGAGCACTTTCTTtgagatgggtttttccaggaAGCGGCCCCAGAGGCCGTTGATGACGTCCGTCACGTGAAGTGGGTTAGAGTTCCGGGCGAGAAGTTGGAGAAGGAAAATTCCGTCGTCGCGTAGATAATTGCCGAATTTGGTGCACAGGCTTTTGTCAGTCGTAGTTTTTAATCtaataaaagagaaaatatataACCGCCGTGAGGTGTATTTTAAGAGAATAAGAGTAAGAATTTGATTTGCAATTGATAATCTGCAAAAGCGGATTTAGAAGGCTCCCCCTACCCTTAAATCGtacaatttacttttttttatgggaggattttgtttaatttgctCAAAATTAGCCATTTCcaaatacaaattgttaaacTTTTCTTGAGAGAGTAGCCCCAAGCACCAATACAAAGAGTTGATGTAATaaactttcggttctgagggagcgGCGCATGTCAAACTGTTGGGTCTCTAAGTTACGTCCCAATCTTATGTCAAATACTGGATCAGCCCTTGCTCTGGATAGAATACACGTACACTAAACGAAGTCAATCTTTAAATAAACTAAAGTGTGAAACTAATTTGACGCGTCCGAAAGAAGCCATTGGACGTGCATAAGAGTAATTCGAAAATGTGCATATCATACCGCCAGACAGTACTTTCCTCTACAGAAAGTTACGGAAAAACGAATGACAAAGACCTACCTGCCCTTGATTTTCAAGTACTTCTTCACGAAGGAGACCCGATTTCTGCTGACGATGAGGTGCCAGATCCAGGACATGAGGTTTGCCCCGGTTGAAATGGCAACAAAGACGAACCAGAACCACAGAAACAGGAATATCTTCTCGTTGAATAGGTTGAGGGGTAGGACACACTGTGAGAAATGAGGCAGTAGCAAATGTTTCGTCtacaaatatacacatatatatattatgtttatagaTAATCAATTAACAagatatgtttgtaaaacatgtatatgctCCACTAATGGCAACCATATATTGTAAACCCTAACTAAATTTagtttcatcatttttttctattttgagtatcagtggccttgacctttaCTCTAGCGGAaaaaaacgcaatcccatgaatagtctcaataaactcttccttaatataaaatatgtcaacCGTAActagttattcagtttcaaacgtttttctatttttggtaacagtgaccttgaccgcaAGGGCCCTATACATAACCTCAGGAAATGTCTCCGTACTCCGTTcctaaatacatgtaccaagttAAGTCAACATATTTCAGCCCTAACTTTAGTTATTCTGTGTCAACttttttgaattttcaataCCAGTGACCTCGACTCTAGATCTAGGGGTCAaaaacgcaatccaatgaaagggtTCCATAAATTCTTGAGACTTCCTATACATTAAGTTTAGTCAAAATGATATGACAATCCttactaaagtaattcagtttcatagTTTGACGCCGTTtgactatgtgaaaacctgagTAAAATAGCCAAATGACTGACCATTGGTTGACCCTGACCCTATAGCTACATGCAACATGCACATTAGTAGGAACTCCACCGTGTTGATGTGGACGGCTTTTATCAGTGGCGTACCTCGATCATATAGCCAACTGACTAACCTTTTGTTGTATGCCACGAACGCTGAAGCTACAAAGCGATACCCGTGGAAACCGGCGGCTCTCCTTCAGTTGGTGCTCCACTGCTAGGGTGTGGATGGCTTCAATCCCCCAGTACCTGAAGAAACCGCCTAGGAAAGCGTCCAGTATGTAGAATTGGCAGACCACGTTGACACAAAACATCAGCTTGGATATAAGGTATAGGCCTGTCGGAAAAGAAATAAGAGATGTTCATTTTGTGGGAGAATAAATTAAGTCactttgttgaaaataagtGTTATATGGCATGGCATGGCAGGCAGTTGCATTTTGTTCTTTATGCTGGATTGAAAATCAGAGTCAATACATGGcaaataattgcattttgtatttttaaaaaaatacctaaGTTCCATCCCACGCGTTGAAGCTTGTGCAATACAAGCGTTATATATACGCGTATATATTTGTTCGTGTTAGCTGATATAGTGAAAGAAGATTGATtagtttaattttgataaactaTTTCTTGAATGCCGTTGTCATTCCTATGTGTCGAATGGTCTAATGttgttatgtatattttaaaagatttctttctgaaaaCGCAGGGTAATAGCATAA is from Mya arenaria isolate MELC-2E11 chromosome 9, ASM2691426v1 and encodes:
- the LOC128245979 gene encoding uncharacterized protein LOC128245979, which translates into the protein MSGNRLYRVLRDDEYPSQNGISAKDPSAQKDLEEHVDGGSYSMSQFISCSNSLSAAKLFGSKKYGGGPYRIAVLDRDAIANDRRIQVFDISNGGGFSTERAINFARKFQEVVLVGYIPKKYVLEVK
- the LOC128203212 gene encoding innexin unc-9-like, producing the protein MIQLYLIKVYQLPSVVWRAFSGFSGVDIRKLVEMTAKAHYVDDAKRDAKIEEIVCTIDRWLEGNRQYHWNCLVRMRQKLSRLCFCLNRREGTYLTGLYLISKLMFCVNVVCQFYILDAFLGGFFRYWGIEAIHTLAVEHQLKESRRFPRVSLCSFSVRGIQQKCVLPLNLFNEKIFLFLWFWFVFVAISTGANLMSWIWHLIVSRNRVSFVKKYLKIKGRLKTTTDKSLCTKFGNYLRDDGIFLLQLLARNSNPLHVTDVINGLWGRFLEKPISKKVLADQRPPNVQNNNKGDNKASYI